A region of the Candidatus Methylomirabilis oxygeniifera genome:
CCTGGAACATCAGCGAGACGGTGACGACTAAGTTCGGTGCGTCGGGGCTTTTTGGCGCCAACGCAACCGGCTCGGATGGCCATACCCGCATCTATGGCGCCGATCTCAAGTTAACGTGGCGCCAGATAGCGAACTTCAGGGGGTGGCCGTTCTTCCTCTGGCAGTCAGAGGCAATGGGGCGGGATTACGTAGCAGATCGCTTCTCTGATGATACGATCAGCTTACCGCGGAAGACGCTTCGGGACTGGGGATTCTACACGCAGGCGTTGTACGGCTTCTCATATGGATGGGCTGCCGGACTGCGTTACGAATATGCGAGCGGAACGGGGGCAAGCGTCCTCGTGTACGATGGCCGGAAGAATGACCCGTTCCGGGATGACCGACACCGAATCTCGCCGCTATTTGCCTGGCAGCCCTCTGAGTTTTCGAGAATCCGCCTGCAGTATAACTACGATCGGGCGGATCACCTACAACATCACAACGCTCATTCCGTCTGGTTGGGGATCGAATTCATGTATGGCGCTCACGCCGCCCACAAGTACTAACAAAGCCAAGGAGGATCAGCAATGTTCACGGGATTGCGACGTATGTTTTGCCTCAGCGTCCTGGGCTGGCTTGTGGCAACCTTCGGCTTTGTCGGCCCATCCGCCTTCGCCCAAGAGGGAATCAAGCCGATTGCCGTGTGCGTCACAGTAACTGACCTGAGCAGCCTCGCCGGCGAGATTGGAGGCGACCAGGTCTCCGTCACGGTCTTCGCAAAGGGAACAGAAGACGCGCATTTCATCGAGGCCAAGCCTAGTTTCATCAAGATGCTGAGTCAATGTGATCTCTATCTCCAGGTCGGGATGGACTTGGAAATCGGTTGGGCCCCGGTCCTCTTACAGAACGCCAGGAACGGGGCGGTCTTACCGGGCGGGCGCGGCTACGTCGACGCATCCAGGGTCATCGCGCGTCTGGAAGTCCCCACAAGCCCAGTGGACCGCTCGATGGGCGATGTTCACCCACTGGGAAACCCACACTATCTGCTTGATCCGTTGAATGGCCTCAAGGTAGCAAGGCTGATCCGTGACAAGCTGATTGAGCTGCGACCGGACAGGAAGTCATACTTCGAGGATCGCTACACCTCGTTTCACCTGAGACTCGGCACAGCGTTGGTTGGCGAGAGGCTCGCCAAGAAGTACGATTTCGAAAAACTCGCGCTGCTCTACGAGCACGGAAAGCTTGCCCCCTTCCTGAAGGGCCAAGGAGAGGCGTCCCTGCTCGGGGGATGGTTGGGAAAGATGCTTCCTCACTTCGGAACCAAGGTCGTAGCCGATCACAATTTGTGGCCCTACTTCGCTCGCCGGTTTGGGATCGCCGTCATCGGGTTCATGGAGCCGAAACCAGGAATCCCCCCGACGACCAAGCAGTTGGGAGCGCTGGTGGACCTGATGCGAGCAGAACGGGTCGGGGTGGTTCTGACGGTGAGCTACTATGACCCTCGCCATGCCCGATTCATCTCGCAACAGACCGGCGCCAGGGTCGTGAACTTAGCTCACCAGGTAGGGGCGCGCGATGGTACCGATGATTATTTCGCCATGGTTGACTATAATGTGCGCAAGATGGCTGCAGCGTTGGAAGGTTCATAGGATACTTCAGCCTTTAGCCTTCAGCCTAAATCCCTAATTGCTGACGGCTGAACGCTATTTTCGGAGGACCATGGAGAACAGCGATGTTATTCTGAAAGCGACAGGGCTGACTGTCGGCTACGGGCGCCGGACTGTGCTCGAAAGCGTCACCGTTGAATGCCGAAAGGGGGAGTTCTGGTTCTTTATCGGACCGAACGGCTCAGGAAAGACCACGCTGATTCGTACCATGCTGGGGATCCTTCGATCACAGGCCGGAGGGTTATGGCTCCACCCGGACCTGGCGCACCGGAAGGGCATTGGTTTTGTCCCGCAGCGATGCGATCTGAATCCAGCTCTCCCCACTACGGTCAAGGAATTCGTCATACTGGGGCTCGTGGGCATTCAGCTCGGTGCTAAAGAGGAAGCGGAGCGCCTCGAGTGGGCGCTCCGCAAGGTCGGTCTGGAGGGGATGGCGGGGCGCGATTACTGGTCCCTTTCCGGCGGGCAGCGACAACGGGCGCTGGTGGCTCGAGCCCTCGTGCGACGGCCTGGCCTGCTGATCCTCGACGAACCGACTAATGGTCTCGACCTCTCAACGGAAGACTCATTTCTGCGATTGCTCGCTGACCTGAACCGGGAGGAACATCTGACCCTCTTCTTCGTCACCCACGATATCGCCATTGCCGCGCGATACGCCACGCACCTGGCGCTCTTCCGTTCCGGGAGCATAGAGTCCGGACCGCGTGAGCAGATGCTCAATCGGGCCGTTCTTGAGCGGGTGTATGGGGTGGGCGTGGAGGTGACCCGCGATCCATCGGGCACTGTCGCAGTCCAGGTCTACCCTCCCGGAGGACATTCGTGATCGAGGAGTTCCTCTCATCATGGCCTCTATTTCAGAACACCTACCTCGTCGGGTGGTCAATCGCCCTGTTGCTCTCGTTGGTCGGAGTACTTGCAGTGGCCCGCGACCAGATCTTCATCGGGGCAGCCATGTCGCAGGCCTCAACCCTGGGGATTACCATGGCGATGTGGATCGGGGCATGGGTCGCTCCCGCTACGCTCCCCTGGCTTCACTCGGATAACTTTCTGTCCGCCATGGCCGTGGCGTTCTCCCTGGTCGCAGCTCTGATCACCACGCGCGGAGGCAAAGAGTCGGGAGAAAGTCATGAGACAATCACCGGCTGGGTGTTTCTTGTGTCGGCTAGTCTCTCGATCCTGATCGTCTCCAGGAGTCCGCACGGGCTCGAGGAGATCCATCGGTTGCTTTCCTCCAGCATCATCGGAGCCACGAGAGCCGACGTCCGGACCTTCGGCCTGCTCGCCGGTTTGACCGCTCTTTTCCTTGCGGTCACCCATCGACGTACCCTGCTCTTCCTCATGGACCCTGCTATGGCCGCGGCGGTGGGAATGAACGTCACTCGCTGGGCAGCGCTCATCTCAACCTTACTCGGGCTAGCCGTGGGGTTGTCCATCAGATCTTCCGGGATGTTGTATACGTTTGGATGCCTGGTACTGCCCGCCCTTATCGCAAAGAATCTCTGCCGCGAGGTTCGCCCCATGTTCATTGTCGCCCCGCTCGTTGCCCTCATGACCGGCGCGATAGCGTTCGTGCTCGCAAACCATTATGATTATCCGCCGGCGCCGATGACGGTTGCGCTGCTGAGCCTGCTGCTAACGATCGCGTGGCTATTCCGGCGGCTGCGTCAGGTGAACGGGATATTCTGACCGACTCACAGGCTCAAGCACCGCCGGATCGACGCGTTGCGCAAGAAGCTGAAGGCTGGGAGATCATAGAGAGGGAATGGAGACGAAGAAACCCTTCGATGTCTTGAAACCCCTTCTGTACGTGGGATGGTTGGCGGCGCTGCTGGGTCTCACGATGGAAGCCATTCTCGTCGCGCTCGCGGCCGGCTTTGGGACGCTGAAAGGCGCGAATCCGGTTCTGGCCGATCTCGTCCAGAAGGTGTCCTGGTCAACCATCGTGTGCGTGGGCCTAGCCGTCGGCGCCACGGCAAAGAAGGCGCGGGGGCCGGTGATGGGACTTGCGGGCCTGTTCGCTGCGCCCCTCGCGTTTATGGTTGCGCGCTCGCTGCACGACGGCGCGAAGGAGGCGCTCTCGGTCGCGGCGGACGCCGGCCCCGGCCCATCACTCATTCTGATCGCCATCCTCAAGGGATTCCAGTATGGCAGCTTTGGTCTGATGCTCGACTGGGTCGCGAAAAAGCCGTGGGGAGGATTGTCGGCGCACCTCGCGACGGGGCTCGCCGTGGGCGTCGTGTTCGGCGGTGCGATGGTGGCCTTCTTCGTCCAGGCCGCGCCCCAGACGCCGCCGATGTCCTCGCTTGTCTCCCGCGCCGCTAACGAGTGTCTTTTTCCCGTCGGCTGCGCGTTCGTGGTCTATGTCTCGAAGGTCCTGAAGAAGCTGAGCGGGCGACCGGAAGAGTGAGTATAGATTAATCCGCTTAGCCAAAAAATCGTTGTTCGCGCACGGCGAACTATCGATTACAATAATAGTAAAGTACCATATCCGGATATACGAGGGTTGGGCTGATTGATACGAGGAGCGCAAGGCTCGATTCTGACAACTCCATCAACGCAGCTTTAAAGGAGGTCACCATGGTCAAGATCGGATCAAAAGCGCCGGATTTCACTGCCAATACCACCAAGGGCCCCATTACCCTGTCCCAGTTCCGCGGGAAGTGGGTCTTACTCTTTGCTCACCCGGCCGACTTTACACCGGTCTGTACGACGGAGTTCATCGAATTCGCCAGGCGGCACAAGGAATTCAAGGACCTCGGATGCGAGATCGTCGGCCTGAGCGTGGATAGTATCTACTCGCACATCGAGTGGCTCCGCCATATGGAGGAGTCGGCCAAAGTCAAAATTGATTTCCCGGTGATCGCCGACCCCGAGAAAGAGGTCGCTAACCTTTACGATCTGATCAACCCTGAACTCAAGCTCACCGTCCGCGGTGTCTTCTTCATCGATCCTGAGGGGATCGTCCGTTTCGCTATGTACTACCCGATCCCATTCGGGCGCAACATCGACGAGATCTTGCGGAGCCTACAGGCATTACAAACCGTGGACAAGTATGGGGTCGCCTGCCCGGTCAACTGGCAGCCGGGCCAGGATGTCATCGTGCCTCCGCCGCAGACGATCGACGAGGCCGACAAGCGCGCCAAGGCCGGCGCCGACCGCTGGTACATCATGCGGAAAAAGATCTAGCGTAAGCCTCCAATCCTGGAACGTGGTCGAGGACAGGCCGATGCGGCGTATTGTGGTCCGTGCGCTTACGTGTAGTGCGGATATCATTACCTTCTTAAAGGGCACCCTCCGAATCCATGCCGAGGAGCTTCAGCCGGGCGAGCCGGTAGAATTTGCGTTTGACGCCAGCCGATTCCCGTTTGCGATTGCGATCTTCGAATCGTTGCTGGCCGGCGTCGGCATGAAACTCCTCTCAACTCGAGAGGAGGACGGGATGAGGCTCTTCAAGGTTGAGAAGCTGTAGCGAGCAGATAGAGAAAGGAGATCAGTGACCAAGCTGCTGGGTAACTGGCAGATAGAAACAAAGCTGTGGTATATCGCGCTCCTGCGCATCTTTTTCGGTTATTACTTTCTGCGAGACGGCCTCGGGAAGTTGTCCGGTGGCTTTACCGGCGCCGGCGCACTGGAAAAGTGGCTCACCGCGAAGACCGCCGACGCATTTGGCTGGTATAAACCGTTCCTGACCGACACCGTGATTCCCCATCATCAGCTCTTCGCCGCACTCGTCACCTGGGGGATGATCCTGGCCGGTCTGGCGCTTCTGTCTGGGCTCTTGACGCGTCCGGCTGCGCTGGCAGGAATCTTCCTGACGCTTAATTTCTATCTGGCCAAGGGGGGCGGGTCGCCGGCCACCACCTCGGACCAGGCGTTTATGGCCGGTCTGCTGGTGGTCTTCCTCACGCGCGCCGGTCGCTCCTTTGGATTCGATCGCTGGTTAGCTCGGCGCTATCCACGCTCCCCGCTCTGGTAGGTCAACGAAGGGAATCCTTCAGCCGACCGGCCTCACGTGAGGAAGGCGGCTGGCGCTGACAACAATACCATTAGCTTGAGGAGGAAGGGCACATGAGGCGCACGGCTCTCGTTACAGGGGCTGCACTCCTGTTCGTCACCATCACCTACGGCCTGACGATCACCCAGGAGCAGGACGCTGCTGCAGCGCCTCCGGCTCAAGACGACGTGGAAATGGTGGCCGTCCCGGCAGGCGAATTCATTATCGGCTCCGATGATCCAGAGGCCGACGATAATGAGAAACCGGCCACGAAGGTCTTTGTGGGGCCCTTCTCGATCGACAAGTTCGAGGTGACAAATGCTCGCTACCTCCGGTGCATCGAGGCGGGGATTTGCCCTCGGCCGCCCAACCGAGGATACGATGATCCCACGAAGGCCAACTTTCCGGCGACGGTCGTGAGTTACCAGGCGGCGGTGGCATACTGCCGATGGGTCGGCAAGCGCCTGCCGACTGAGGCGGAGTGGGAAAAGGCTGCCCGCGGCACCGATGGCCGACGTTATCCATGGGGCAATACCTTCGAGGCTGAACGGGCCAACGTCGGATACTCGGTCGGGTCCGCCACCTCTGTGGGGAGCTACCCAAAAGGGGCCTCCCCTTACGGGATGATGGACATGGCCGGCAATGTCTGGGAGTGGACGTCGTCGCTCTACAATCCCTATCCCTATGATCCCGGTGACGGACGCGAAGACCCCACCGCCAGAGGCAGCAGGGTCGAGCGCGGCGGGGGGTGGTACACTCCCGAGTGGCATGCGCGGACGACCCGGCGGACCGCCAGCGGCCACGTCTATCGCCGCTTCAGCGACCTTGGGTTCCGCTGCGCCAAGTAACGATCTCTGCTGGAGCTCGTCATGTCATCTCAGATGATTGATCAGTTGCTGGATGACCGTGACTCAGTGACCCCTGTAGGTGCCTTATGACCTATTCCCAGGCAATTACCTATCTTTACGGACTCCAGCGTTACGGCGTGAAGCTGGGTCTCGAGAATATGAAACGGCTTCTTGGAGCCGTCGGCGATCCGCACCGTCGGTTCCCATCCGTCCTGGTCGGCGGGACCAACGGCAAAGGGTCTACCTCCGCATTGCTCTCATCGATTCTGAAGTCCGCCGGCTATCGAGTCGGGCTCTATACCTCCCCGCATCTCCTGGATTTCACGGAGCGCATCCAGGTGGACGGACAGGCCATCTCTGGAAGTGAGGTCGCAGCCCTCACCGATGAACTTCGACAGGTCATTGCCGAGCTCTTCCCAACATCCGACACCCCAAATCCCCCCGTGCCCCCCTTTTCTAAAGGGGGGGTGGGGAAATTTTGCATCTCGCACCCGACGTTTTTTGAGGTCACGACTGTCCTCGCTTTTCTCCACTTCGTTCGCAGCAAGGTAGACTACGCGGTGGTGGAAGTAGGAATGGGGGGGCGGTTCGATGCCACCAATGTTCTCGACGCCCAGGTGGCGGTCATCACCAATATCGCCTTGGAGCACGAGGAATATCTGGGAAAGACGCTGGGGGCAATTGCCGCAGAGAAGGCAGGGATCATCAAGGGGGCAACACGTGTCGTCACTGCCGTCGATGTCCCAGAGGCCCTGGCCGTCATTACCGACGCATGTCGAAAGCGTAGCGTGACCCTTTTCGATATCCGGAGCGCATACGACTGGCGGATTCACCGGTCAGATCTCTTCGGTCAGCGATTCAGCATGGGTGACAAGGGGCAGCCTGCCGAAACCTTCGACATCCCCCTGCTCGGTCGACATCAGGTCGTCAATGCGATCGCTGCCATTGCAGTATCCCGACTTCTCCGGACCGCCGGCGCCGCCATCCCGGAGAGTTCGATTCGAGAAGGCTTATGTCGGACACGATGGCCTGGCCGTCTTCAGCTCTTTCCCGGTCGGCCCCTTCTGATCCTAGATGGCGCACACAATCCGGCGGGCGCCATCGCGCTACGCGCTTTCCTTGAAGAGCAACGGTTTGCCGGTCGGTTGACTCTCGTGTTCGGCGTGCTGCAGGATAAGAACTGGATCGCGATGCTGCAAGCGCTGGCGCCGCTGGCAAAACGGGTCATCCTCACGCGCCCGGAGAGCGAGCGCGCAGCGGATCCGCATCGTCTACTGGAAGCCGAACGCTTCTGTCCGAAGATCGAGATCCTTGAAGATGTAGCCGAGGCGATTGCGTTGGCCAGGACAGTGACCGATCCGGAGGATACGGTCGTCATCACCGGTTCGCTCTTCGTCATCTCGGCGGCTCTACGCGCGCTCGGAGCACAGGGGGAGCAGACATGAGACAATTTTGTTGCTATGGGAAGGTGTGGTAGCATTGCATACTCGACACTATGATCCACCATCCAGACACAGTGGAGACCGCCACCTGAAAACGGGTGCTCACACATGAACGATCTCTGTACGGTAATCTTGGCGGCCGGCCAGGGAACCAGGATGCGCTCGAAGCTCCCGAAGGTGGTGCATCCGGTAGCCGGTCTGCCGATGATCACCTATGTCGTCGAAGCGTGCCGCTCCCTCCAGGCGAAGCGAACCCTTGTGATCACCGGCCACCAAGCCGACAGGGTGAGAGAGGCTATGGCGGGCGAGGTCACCGAATTCGTTCACCAACCGGAGCAACACGGGACGGCTCACGCTCTCCTGCAAGCCCATGAGGCCCTCGCCGGCTTCGACGGCGATCTCCTGGTCGTGTCAGGGGATACGCCGCTCCTCACCTCACAGACCCTCGACGGTCTGCTGCGGGCGCACCGTGAGGCTCGCGCGTTGGCTACCGTGCTTACGGCTGAGGTGGCTGAGCCAATCGGCTACGGGCGGATCATACGGTCTACGACGGGGGAACTCCTACGAATCGTTGAGGAGTTGGAGGCCACACCACAGGAGCGGAAAGTTCACGAAATCAACGCCGGGGTCTACTGCTTTGCCGCGCGAGCGCTTTTCGAGGCGCTGCAGGCGATTCGTCCCTCTGCCGTCAAGGGCGAACTCTATCTTCCTGACGCTATCGCACTGCTGCGGGATCGGGACGGAGGCGTACAGGCGTACCGAGCGCTCGACCCAGACGAGGTGCGAGGGGTCAACACTCGCGCAGAGCTGGCTGAGATCTACCGCTTGCTCTGGCGAAAAACCGCTCTGCGGCTGCTCGCTGAAGGGGTCACCTTTCTCGACCCCGAGCGTACCTACGTCGGCCCGTTCGTCAGGATCGGTCCCGATTCGATCCTCTATCCGAACGTGACGCTCGAAGGGCAAACGGTGATCGGAGAGGCGACCACAATCTACTCAGGCTGTCGGATCCGCAATTCGACAATCGGCAATGACACCGTTATCCTGGATGGATGCATTATCCAGGAGAGTCAGATCGGCGACGAGTGCCAGGTCGGGCCATACGCACATCTGAGACCCCACGCTCAGCTCCGACAACGGGCCAAGGTTGGAAACTTTGTCGAGGTCAAGAAGTCGGTCGTCGGCGAAGGGTCAAAGGTCCCGCACTTGAGTTACATCGGCGACACCACCATCGGAGAGCGTGTCAATGTCGGCGCCGGGACAATTACGTGTAACTATGACGGCTTTACCAAGCATCAGACCGTCATCGAGGACGACGTGTTCGTAGGCAGCGATGTGATCCTCGTGGCGCCGGTCTCAGTGGGACGCGGCGCGATCATCGCCGCCGGTTCGACCATCACCGAGAATGTACCGCCTGATGCACTGGCATTCGGTCGGGCACGGCAGGTCAACAAGAGCGGCTCTGCTGGGGCATTTCGGTCCAAACACCGAAAGGGGTAACGCGATGTGTGGGATCGTGGGGTATGTCGGACACAAGAAGGTCGTCCCGGTCCTCCTGGAGGGACTGAAGCGGCTCGAGTACCGGGGCTACGATTCGGCCGGCCTGGCTATCCTTCAACAGGACCGGATCGCCCTGTATCGCAGCGTGGGTAAGATCAAGGAGCTGGAAAATGCCTTGTGGGGTCGTGACCTCTCCGGAGAGATCGGTCTCGGCCACACGCGCTGGGCCACCCATGGCCGGCCCACTGAAAATAACGCCCATCCTCACAGCGATTGCACCGGCGATCTCGTCGTCGTCCACAACGGCATCATCGAAAACTATCTGGCCCTGAAGGCCAAGCTTCAGCAGGAGGGACACCACTTTACGTCCGATACCGATACCGAGGTGATCGCCCATCTCATCGAGACGCAGCTTCGGGATACGACGGACCTGGAGCTGGCCGTGCGTCGGGCCCTGACCGACGTCGTCGGGACCTATGCCTTGGGCATCCTCTGGCGAGGTGATCCGCACCGGCTGGTAGCGGCCAGAAACGGCAGCCCGCTGGTGGTGGGGCTGGGTAACGGAGAGTTCCTTATCGCGTCCGACCTCCCCGCTATCCTTTCACACACCCGCGATGTCCTCTTTTTGGACGACCAGGAGATGGTCGTCCTCTCCCATGACGGCGTCAACGTCACAACCTTAGCCGGGGAACCGGTGGAAAAGAAGGTGGAGAAAATCCTCTGGACGCCGCTCATGGCCGAAAAGAGCGGATACAAGCACTTCATGCTGAAGGAGATCTACGAGCAGCCTCGTGCGATTCGAGACACTATTCGTGGTCGTTTTTCGTTGGAGAGCGGTCAGCTTTATCTGGAAGGGCTCCAGGCGGTTGATAGCACCCTGCCTGCAATCGACCGGATCGTCTTGGTCGCGTGCGGAACCTCCTGGCATGCCGGGCTGGTCGGTAAATTCCTCATCGAGGATCTGGCGCGCATTTCGGTCGAGGTTGACTACGGCTCCGAATTCCGTTACCGCGACCCGATTCTGGACGGGCGGACGCTGGTCGTCGCTCTCAGCCAATCCGGTGAAACGCTGGATACGCTGGTGTCGATGCGGGAAGCTCGTCGCCGTGGCTGTCAGTCCCTTGCCATCTGCAACGTGGTCGGCTCCACGCTCAGCCGCGAAAGCGACGGCGTCCTGTATACCCATGCCGGTCCGGAGATCGGCGTCGCCTCGACGAAGGCCTTCACGTCCCAATTGGTTGCGCTCTACCTGCTGGCATTGGCCCTGGGCCGAGCCAGAGGACGCCTCGACGGCGCGAGAACCCAGGAATTGCTCAGCGAACTGATCCGCTTGCCGCACCAAATGGAGCAGGTGCTCTCACTTGGGCCGACGCTGGAAGGATTGGCCGGGCACTTCCACACCGCCTCAAATTTCCTCTACCTGGGTCGCGGTATCAACTACCCCATCGCGCTGGAAGGCGCCCTGAAGCTCAAGGAGATCTCCTACATCCACGCCGAGGGGTATCCGGCTGGCGAGATGAAACACGG
Encoded here:
- the troA gene encoding Similar to periplasmic zinc binding protein, with translation MFTGLRRMFCLSVLGWLVATFGFVGPSAFAQEGIKPIAVCVTVTDLSSLAGEIGGDQVSVTVFAKGTEDAHFIEAKPSFIKMLSQCDLYLQVGMDLEIGWAPVLLQNARNGAVLPGGRGYVDASRVIARLEVPTSPVDRSMGDVHPLGNPHYLLDPLNGLKVARLIRDKLIELRPDRKSYFEDRYTSFHLRLGTALVGERLAKKYDFEKLALLYEHGKLAPFLKGQGEASLLGGWLGKMLPHFGTKVVADHNLWPYFARRFGIAVIGFMEPKPGIPPTTKQLGALVDLMRAERVGVVLTVSYYDPRHARFISQQTGARVVNLAHQVGARDGTDDYFAMVDYNVRKMAAALEGS
- a CDS encoding ABC transporter, ATPase subunit — translated: MENSDVILKATGLTVGYGRRTVLESVTVECRKGEFWFFIGPNGSGKTTLIRTMLGILRSQAGGLWLHPDLAHRKGIGFVPQRCDLNPALPTTVKEFVILGLVGIQLGAKEEAERLEWALRKVGLEGMAGRDYWSLSGGQRQRALVARALVRRPGLLILDEPTNGLDLSTEDSFLRLLADLNREEHLTLFFVTHDIAIAARYATHLALFRSGSIESGPREQMLNRAVLERVYGVGVEVTRDPSGTVAVQVYPPGGHS
- a CDS encoding membrane protein of unknown function (Evidence 5 : No homology to any previously reported sequences) produces the protein MIEEFLSSWPLFQNTYLVGWSIALLLSLVGVLAVARDQIFIGAAMSQASTLGITMAMWIGAWVAPATLPWLHSDNFLSAMAVAFSLVAALITTRGGKESGESHETITGWVFLVSASLSILIVSRSPHGLEEIHRLLSSSIIGATRADVRTFGLLAGLTALFLAVTHRRTLLFLMDPAMAAAVGMNVTRWAALISTLLGLAVGLSIRSSGMLYTFGCLVLPALIAKNLCREVRPMFIVAPLVALMTGAIAFVLANHYDYPPAPMTVALLSLLLTIAWLFRRLRQVNGIF
- a CDS encoding membrane protein of unknown function (Evidence 5 : No homology to any previously reported sequences), whose product is METKKPFDVLKPLLYVGWLAALLGLTMEAILVALAAGFGTLKGANPVLADLVQKVSWSTIVCVGLAVGATAKKARGPVMGLAGLFAAPLAFMVARSLHDGAKEALSVAADAGPGPSLILIAILKGFQYGSFGLMLDWVAKKPWGGLSAHLATGLAVGVVFGGAMVAFFVQAAPQTPPMSSLVSRAANECLFPVGCAFVVYVSKVLKKLSGRPEE
- a CDS encoding Thioredoxin peroxidase (AhpC, Alkyl hydroperoxide reductase) (Evidence 2b : Function of strongly homologous gene; PubMedId : 8999971; Product type e : enzyme), producing MVKIGSKAPDFTANTTKGPITLSQFRGKWVLLFAHPADFTPVCTTEFIEFARRHKEFKDLGCEIVGLSVDSIYSHIEWLRHMEESAKVKIDFPVIADPEKEVANLYDLINPELKLTVRGVFFIDPEGIVRFAMYYPIPFGRNIDEILRSLQALQTVDKYGVACPVNWQPGQDVIVPPPQTIDEADKRAKAGADRWYIMRKKI
- a CDS encoding protein of unknown function (Evidence 5 : No homology to any previously reported sequences), which codes for MVEDRPMRRIVVRALTCSADIITFLKGTLRIHAEELQPGEPVEFAFDASRFPFAIAIFESLLAGVGMKLLSTREEDGMRLFKVEKL
- a CDS encoding conserved membrane protein of unknown function (Evidence 4 : Homologs of previously reported genes of unknown function); the encoded protein is MTKLLGNWQIETKLWYIALLRIFFGYYFLRDGLGKLSGGFTGAGALEKWLTAKTADAFGWYKPFLTDTVIPHHQLFAALVTWGMILAGLALLSGLLTRPAALAGIFLTLNFYLAKGGGSPATTSDQAFMAGLLVVFLTRAGRSFGFDRWLARRYPRSPLW
- a CDS encoding Serine/threonine protein kinase (fragment); protein product: MRRTALVTGAALLFVTITYGLTITQEQDAAAAPPAQDDVEMVAVPAGEFIIGSDDPEADDNEKPATKVFVGPFSIDKFEVTNARYLRCIEAGICPRPPNRGYDDPTKANFPATVVSYQAAVAYCRWVGKRLPTEAEWEKAARGTDGRRYPWGNTFEAERANVGYSVGSATSVGSYPKGASPYGMMDMAGNVWEWTSSLYNPYPYDPGDGREDPTARGSRVERGGGWYTPEWHARTTRRTASGHVYRRFSDLGFRCAK
- the folC gene encoding bifunctional folylpolyglutamate synthase/dihydrofolate synthase protein (folC) (Evidence 2a : Function of homologous gene experimentally demonstrated in an other organism; Product type e : enzyme), yielding MTYSQAITYLYGLQRYGVKLGLENMKRLLGAVGDPHRRFPSVLVGGTNGKGSTSALLSSILKSAGYRVGLYTSPHLLDFTERIQVDGQAISGSEVAALTDELRQVIAELFPTSDTPNPPVPPFSKGGVGKFCISHPTFFEVTTVLAFLHFVRSKVDYAVVEVGMGGRFDATNVLDAQVAVITNIALEHEEYLGKTLGAIAAEKAGIIKGATRVVTAVDVPEALAVITDACRKRSVTLFDIRSAYDWRIHRSDLFGQRFSMGDKGQPAETFDIPLLGRHQVVNAIAAIAVSRLLRTAGAAIPESSIREGLCRTRWPGRLQLFPGRPLLILDGAHNPAGAIALRAFLEEQRFAGRLTLVFGVLQDKNWIAMLQALAPLAKRVILTRPESERAADPHRLLEAERFCPKIEILEDVAEAIALARTVTDPEDTVVITGSLFVISAALRALGAQGEQT
- the glmU gene encoding bifunctional: N-acetyl glucosamine-1-phosphate uridyltransferase (N-terminal); glucosamine-1-phosphate acetyl transferase (C-terminal) (Evidence 2a : Function of homologous gene experimentally demonstrated in an other organism; PubMedId : 8083170, 8407787, 8555230; Product type e : enzyme), whose translation is MNDLCTVILAAGQGTRMRSKLPKVVHPVAGLPMITYVVEACRSLQAKRTLVITGHQADRVREAMAGEVTEFVHQPEQHGTAHALLQAHEALAGFDGDLLVVSGDTPLLTSQTLDGLLRAHREARALATVLTAEVAEPIGYGRIIRSTTGELLRIVEELEATPQERKVHEINAGVYCFAARALFEALQAIRPSAVKGELYLPDAIALLRDRDGGVQAYRALDPDEVRGVNTRAELAEIYRLLWRKTALRLLAEGVTFLDPERTYVGPFVRIGPDSILYPNVTLEGQTVIGEATTIYSGCRIRNSTIGNDTVILDGCIIQESQIGDECQVGPYAHLRPHAQLRQRAKVGNFVEVKKSVVGEGSKVPHLSYIGDTTIGERVNVGAGTITCNYDGFTKHQTVIEDDVFVGSDVILVAPVSVGRGAIIAAGSTITENVPPDALAFGRARQVNKSGSAGAFRSKHRKG